Genomic segment of Thermodesulfobacteriota bacterium:
CGAGGTAATATCGAATCTCTCTTTCTGTCCAAGAACGAGATCGGACCCGAAGTTCTTTTGAGGATAGACTTGAGGGTGGCAACCAGTAAGGATGATCTTTACCCCACTTTTTGCCCTTCTTATCCTTGATATTAACCTTTTCGCGTCTCTTTCCGCGCTCTCTGTTACCGTACAGGCATTTACAATGATAATTTCCGCCTCTTCCGCTCTTTCAGCTTGACACCCTATTTTTTTCAGCTTTTCACCTATAACCCAAGAATCGTATTGATTCGATCTGCATCCAGTTGTAAAGATAAAGTATTTCATCGTGGGTAATGATAGCACCTGAATCTAAAAGTAGTCAATCGAGTCTAATTAACGCAAAAAAGTTTATCAAAGTTACATACAGATTTTAAACCCCAGGAGTGCTTCTCACTTAAGATGCTCAGGTCCCTCACGTACACTAATTCATCTCTTTTTGCTTATCACTATTCTGTAACCAGTTCCTTCCCGGATAACTGAGTCTACTTCCCATCCCTGAGAGATTGTGGCCCGAAGGATGTTTTCCTTAGATGTATCCGTATCGACAAGGATACAGATTTTACCCTCTTTCGCTTTTTTTATCTCTTCCAATGTTAAAATCACCGGTTGGGGACAAGAAAGTCCTCTTAGATCCAAAACCTTATCCATAATTCCCTCCTATAAATTCTTTTTTCTCATCGTAAATCCCATAAGAAGGCAGCAAATGAGCCCAATTAATGCCGCGTGCGCACCGTACCTTCCGATTCCATCCGGAGAACTCACAAGTGAAAAATTATGAGCGATGGCGGCTCCCACTATCATACCGAGAACAAAAATTGCCGCATCTCCGTCACCCTCCCCAGCAAGAAAAACTTGCCTTCCAGGACAACCTCCGGCCAAGGTAGAGGCTAAACCGACAAGAACCATTCCTGTAAAATTCCAAAGCTGCATGGTGTGAGCTATTGGCTGTTTTCCAAATCCTAACTTGAACTGATCGAAGGCCAAATTTGTTAAAAAGGCTGAAAGAAAAAATGCCAAAATCCCAGAAAGAAGATGTTTTTGTCTAAAAAGGAGAAAGTCCCTTATGCCCCCCATAACGCAGAACCTGCTTCTCTGGGCCAAAAATCCTATGAGAATGCCAAAGGACAGTGATACTGCAAAAGGAGCGTGCATGGAACCTGGTCCTTTTGTGCTGTAAAAAAGGATACCACTTTTTGACTCACCCGGGACTTGGGGAAACAAAAGATTAGCGATGAGAAGAAAAACCATGATTATGGGCAGTATCAAACCTTGTGATGTGAATGTCGGTTGCGAGCGTCCGAGATTGTAGCCACTCTTCAAAAAAATGGTACCGATCCATATGCCGGCGATAAAACCCCCAATCCCGAATAAAGCATTCATGTCCCCCCCTGCGGTACGGAGAATTGCCCGCCAAGGACAGCCAAGAAAAATAAGAGCACCGATCATTGTAAACATACCGAGAATGAACCGTGTCATGGGAGAAGAACCCGCCCTCGGCCTAAACTCTTTGAAAAGAAGAGCACTTAGCAGGGATCCCAAAACAAACCCTATGATTTCCGGTCTTATATACTGGGCAGGTTCGAACCTGTGTAGTCCGATTGCTCCGGCTATATCCCTTTGAAAACAGGCAACACATACGCCCATATTAGGTGGGTTCCCGAGTTTCTGTAGGAGGGATGCAAGAACTCCAATTGTTGCCCCAGCTGTGATTATACCCAGTCTAGTTGCGAAAAAACCAAAGAGTTTTTCCTTCATATATTCCTCCTTTTTCTGATTTGGATCTTAGATTACGGATGGGAGGAAAAAAGGAACCTTATCGTGAATGAATCTTCCAGAGGGTGAAAAGATAAGGTATTCGCCCTTTTCTTCCTCCCAAACCCAAGTTTTGACCCGGACCGGGTCCAGAGTAATTTCAAATGAGGGACAGGGGGTGATAGGACATACCCATCTTTTCACCTGCCTTTCTGTCGAATCTTTACCGTTTTTCGATTCGAAAATCAACATGAATTGAAGAAACCTTTTGGGTATGAAAATTGCTTCTTTTTGGTGGAGGTTTGAAACATGCTCGTAAGATTGGGACTGGCTCAGATAAATCCAGTAGTGGGGGATCTTCCAGGAAATAGGGATAAGATTCTAGCTTATGTTGAGAGAGCTTTCGAGAGAGGAGTTCAAATACTGTCTTTTCCGGAGCTTTCTCTCGTTGGTTATCCGCCAGAAGATCTTCTCCTTAAGCCTAAGTTTATCGAGGACAATTTGAAGGTTTTGACGGATATTGCAAAAAGAATAAAAGAGATAGTCACCATTTTAGGTTTCGTCGAGAGAGAAGATGAAAGAATTTACAACGCGGCAGCTATTATTTATGGCGGAAAGGTATGTGGGGTTTACAGAAAAAGTATTCTGCCAAACTATGGAGTCTTTGATGAGAAGCGGTATTTCAAATCCGGAGGAGAGCCTTTAGTCTTCTCTTATGGCTCATTAACTTTCGGAGTCAATATCTGCGAAGACATATGGTTCAGAGAAGGACCAACAAAACTTCAAGTTTTCGCTTCCTCCTCGCTCATCCTCAACATAAGCGCATCACCCTACCATGTGGGTAAGATAAAGTTGAGAGAGGAGATGTTAAAGGAGAGAGCAAAGGAGTATGGGGTTACAATAGCCTATACAAACATGGTCGGAGGTCAGGACGAGCTCGTCTTTGATGGTGGAAGCATGGTAGTTTCCGCATCCGGGGAGATTCTTGCCAAAGCCAGACAGTTTGAGGAGCAGCTTTTACTTGTCGATATTGAGCTCGAAGTAAGAAGGATCGAGAACCAAAAAGCCAAATACTGGAAGGGGAAAAGGATAGAAATCGCAGAAAGGATCAGAAGATCCGATAAGTTAGTGCCGGTAGATAGATTCATAAGTTACGAACTCTCAGAGGAAGAAGAGATTTGGGAGGCACTCCTTCTTGGGCTTCGCGACTACGCAAGAAAAAACGGCTTCCATAAAGTCGTTATAGGATTGAGCGGAGGTATCGACTCTTCTCTTGTTGCGACCCTTGCATGCGACGCTTTGGGGAAAGAAAATGTGAAAGGGGTTTTCATGCCTTCCCGCTATACTTCTTCCGAGTCCAGAGAGGATGTGTACCACCTTTGCCGGAATCTCGGGATAGAGCCTTTAGAGATCCCAATCGAACCTATATTCTCAAGCTATAAAGAGTCTTTAAAAAACATATTCGAGAATCTGGATGAGGATGTGACAGAAGAAAACATTCAGGCCAGAATAAGGGGTAACATCCTTATGGCCCTGTCCAACAAGTTTGGCTGGCTGGTTCTTACAACTGGCAACAAATCTGAGATGAGTGTTGGGTATGCCACACTGTACGGCGACATGGCCGGAGGATTTGCCGTCATAAAGGATGTTCCAAAGACAACAGTTTACAAGCTGGCACATTACAGGAATAGCAAAGGCAGAGTAATTCCAGAAAGAGTCTTAAAAAAGGAACCATCCGCCGAACTCAAACCCGACCAGAAGGATACTGATACTCTTCCTCCCTATGGGATTCTCGATCCGATACTTAAGCTTTACATCGAGGAGGACAAAGAGCTGGAAGATATAGTCCTTTGCGGGATTCAAAAGGATACCGTTGAGAAAGTCCTAAACATGGTGGACAGAGCCGAATACAAACGGAGGCAAGCACCTTTGGGTATAAAGATTACACCAAAAGCGTTCGGAAAGGACAGAAGAATGCCCGTCACGAATCGATACAGGCACATCCACTTGGACCCTTTTTTGATCCAAGGGGGTAAAGATGGAACAAAATCAAAAAATAGTTGATCTCTCAATAAAAAAAAGGTTATCGGCTGAACTCTCAAAGGAAAAGGAAGAGAACAGAAAGAACACAGAGTACGATCTGTGCGAGATAATCAAAAAGGCACTGAAAAGCCTAAAAAACCTGGAAAACGCCTGGGAGATCAATAACTCTTCACTGGCTATGGGGGATGAAATCTCTTTACTCAGATTTTACCTGAACGTACTAGATGAACAGTTAGAGGCTACCCTAAAAGAACGATGAAAGGGTTCTTAACAATTTTGTT
This window contains:
- a CDS encoding sulfurtransferase TusA family protein; its protein translation is MDKVLDLRGLSCPQPVILTLEEIKKAKEGKICILVDTDTSKENILRATISQGWEVDSVIREGTGYRIVISKKR
- the yedE gene encoding YedE family putative selenium transporter produces the protein MKEKLFGFFATRLGIITAGATIGVLASLLQKLGNPPNMGVCVACFQRDIAGAIGLHRFEPAQYIRPEIIGFVLGSLLSALLFKEFRPRAGSSPMTRFILGMFTMIGALIFLGCPWRAILRTAGGDMNALFGIGGFIAGIWIGTIFLKSGYNLGRSQPTFTSQGLILPIIMVFLLIANLLFPQVPGESKSGILFYSTKGPGSMHAPFAVSLSFGILIGFLAQRSRFCVMGGIRDFLLFRQKHLLSGILAFFLSAFLTNLAFDQFKLGFGKQPIAHTMQLWNFTGMVLVGLASTLAGGCPGRQVFLAGEGDGDAAIFVLGMIVGAAIAHNFSLVSSPDGIGRYGAHAALIGLICCLLMGFTMRKKNL
- a CDS encoding NAD+ synthase: MLVRLGLAQINPVVGDLPGNRDKILAYVERAFERGVQILSFPELSLVGYPPEDLLLKPKFIEDNLKVLTDIAKRIKEIVTILGFVEREDERIYNAAAIIYGGKVCGVYRKSILPNYGVFDEKRYFKSGGEPLVFSYGSLTFGVNICEDIWFREGPTKLQVFASSSLILNISASPYHVGKIKLREEMLKERAKEYGVTIAYTNMVGGQDELVFDGGSMVVSASGEILAKARQFEEQLLLVDIELEVRRIENQKAKYWKGKRIEIAERIRRSDKLVPVDRFISYELSEEEEIWEALLLGLRDYARKNGFHKVVIGLSGGIDSSLVATLACDALGKENVKGVFMPSRYTSSESREDVYHLCRNLGIEPLEIPIEPIFSSYKESLKNIFENLDEDVTEENIQARIRGNILMALSNKFGWLVLTTGNKSEMSVGYATLYGDMAGGFAVIKDVPKTTVYKLAHYRNSKGRVIPERVLKKEPSAELKPDQKDTDTLPPYGILDPILKLYIEEDKELEDIVLCGIQKDTVEKVLNMVDRAEYKRRQAPLGIKITPKAFGKDRRMPVTNRYRHIHLDPFLIQGGKDGTKSKNS